The following coding sequences lie in one Drosophila sulfurigaster albostrigata strain 15112-1811.04 chromosome 2R, ASM2355843v2, whole genome shotgun sequence genomic window:
- the LOC133837616 gene encoding vesicular acetylcholine transporter: MAAFQIPLINLELREVKEIVWEKIQEPVNQRRLILVIVSIALLLDNMLYMVIVPIIPDYLREIGSFDDGPTPPPLRDNVTGRLIPVHHDHHGQDSATGILFASKAIVQLMVNPFSGGLIDKIGYDIPMMIGLTIMFFSTAVFACGSSYSVLFFARSLQGAGSAFADTSGLAMIADRFTEENERSQALGIALAFISFGCLVAPPFGGALYQFAGKEVPFLILALVCLLDGLMLLLVMKPVKEQIKQSKEVSNQTIPIWRLLMDPYIAVCAGALTMSNVALAFLEPTISLWMEDNMTTENWKIGMVWLPAFFPHVLGVVITVKMARKYPQHQWLMAAGGLALEGFSCFIIPFCSGYKMLMLPICVICFGIALIDTALLPTLGYLVDVRYVSVYGSIYAIADISYSIAYAVGPIIAGGVVEAIGFTALNFLIAFSNLAYVPVLRKLRNIYDFKPFENEANILMQDPPNKEYQTYVMHDQKPVEGDLKNHLEYGQQYQPQQETNLDDQQYDYQSQQGYQQQAGGGGYQQDQSYQPGYQEQGGSYAQPRAVNPFQQQQQQQQQQQQQQSRGPAAPANPFRQGF; the protein is encoded by the coding sequence atgGCCGCATTTCAAATACCGCTGATCAATCTGGAGCTGCGCGAGGTGAAAGAGATTGTGTGGGAGAAGATCCAGGAGCCGGTGAATCAACGTCGCCTCATCCTGGTCATTGTCTCCATTGCTCTGTTGCTGGACAACATGTTGTACATGGTCATCGTGCCGATTATACCCGATTATCTGCGCGAAATTGGCAGCTTCGATGATGGGCCAACGCCACCGCCTTTGCGAGATAATGTCACCGGTCGCCTGATCCCAGTGCATCATGATCATCACGGCCAGGACTCGGCCACGGGCATACTGTTTGCCTCCAAGGCCATTGTGCAGCTGATGGTGAATCCGTTTTCGGGTGGCCTCATCGATAAGATCGGGTATGATATACCCATGATGATTGGCCTCACCATCATGTTCTTCTCCACCGCTGTCTTCGCCTGCGGCAGCAGCTACAGCGTTCTCTTCTTTGCCCGCTCGCTGCAGGGCGCCGGCTCCGCCTTTGCGGACACATCGGGTCTGGCCATGATTGCGGATCGTTTTACGGAGGAGAACGAACGTTCACAGGCGTTGGGCATTGCGCTCGCTTTCATCAGCTTCGGTTGCCTGGTGGCGCCACCTTTTGGCGGTGCGCTGTATCAGTTTGCCGGCAAGGAAGTGCCGTTCCTCATACTCGCCTTGGTTTGTCTGCTGGATGgcttgatgctgctgctggtcatGAAACCTGTGAAGGAGCAAATCAAACAGAGCAAAGAAGTCTCGAATCAAACCATTCCCATTTGGCGTCTGCTCATGGATCCCTACATTGCTGTCTGCGCTGGCGCCTTGACCATGTCGAATGTGGCGCTCGCTTTTCTCGAGCCCACCATCTCGCTGTGGATGGAGGATAATATGACAACGGAAAACTGGAAGATTGGCATGGTCTGGCTGCCCGCCTTCTTTCCCCATGTGCTAGGCGTCGTTATCACCGTGAAGATGGCCCGAAAGTATCCGCAACATCAGTGGCTAATGGCTGCCGGTGGCTTGGCGCTTGAGGGTTTCTCCTGCTTCATCATACCCTTCTGTAGTGGCTACAAAATGCTTATGCTGCCCATTTGTGTCATCTGCTTTGGCATTGCTCTGATCGACACCGCTTTGCTGCCCACTCTCGGCTATTTGGTGGATGTGCGCTATGTGTCGGTGTACGGCAGCATTTATGCGATTGCCGACATCTCCTATTCGATCGCTTATGCTGTGGGTCCGATTATTGCTGGCGGTGTTGTGGAGGCCATTGGATTTACGGCACTCAACTTCCTCATTGCCTTCTCGAATCTCGCCTATGTGCCTGTCCTGCGCAAGCTGCGCAACATCTATGACTTCAAGCCGTTCGAGAACGAGGCGAACATCTTGATGCAGGATCCACCGAACAAGGAGTATCAAACGTACGTTATGCACGATCAAAAGCCAGTCGAGGGCGATCTGAAGAATCATCTGGAGTATGGCCAGCAATATCAGCCACAGCAGGAGACCAACCTCGATGATCAGCAATACGATTACCAATCACAGCAGGGCTATCAACAACAGGCCGGTGGCGGTGGCTATCAACAGGATCAGAGCTATCAGCCAGGTTATCAGGAGCAAGGCGGCAGCTATGCTCAGCCAAGGGCGGTGAATCCtttccagcagcaacaacaacaacagcagcagcagcaacagcaacaaagcagAGGTCCTGCGGCACCAGCGAATCCATTTAGACAAGGATTTTAA
- the LOC133837614 gene encoding choline O-acetyltransferase isoform X1, producing the protein MLCIQMSKTENIERRTLPKVPVPPLEQTMADYVLALEPITTPAQLERTKGIIKQFSAPQGLGPRLHQYLLDKREAEDNWAYYYWLNDMYMNVRIPLPINSNPGMVFPPRRFRTVHDVAHFAARLLDGIVAHKEMLDSGELPLERTASREKNQPLCMAQYYRLLGSCRRPGVERDSQYLTPREKPIDSDEDRHVVVICRNQMYCVVLQANDRGKLSESEIASQILYVLSDAPCQAGKPAPIGLLTAEPRTRWAQDREALQLDERNQRNLELIETALLVLCLDEPLGVNFNARGFSGATPTVHTAGERDETNMAHEMIHGGGSEFNSGNRWFDKTMQLIICTDGTWGLCYEHSTSEGIAVVQLLEKIYKKILDHPADDNGMPQHHLPPPERLEWHVNAQVQQRFTQAAITVDKAIDNLDFYVYRYKGYGKNFIKSCQVSPDVYIQLSLQLAHFKLYGHLVATYESASTRRFLHGRVDCIRAASSEALEWAKAMCQGEGANVPLESDREDDEEDARKVKFSIYSKDHLRELFRCAVARQTEVMVKNILGNGIDIPLLGLREASLEVTGELHELFTDEAYKISQCFLLSTSQVACSTDSFMGYGPVTPRGYGCSYNPHTDQIVFCVSAFYACEDTSASRYAKSLQDSLDIMRDLLQD; encoded by the exons ATGTTGTGCATACAAATGAGCAAAACAGAGAACATCGAGAGGAGG ACTCTACCAAAGGTACCTGTCCCACCGCTAGAGCAAACGATGGCCGACTATGTGCTGGCTCTGGAGCCCATCACGACGCCAGCGCAGCTGGAGCGGACCAAGGGCATCATCAAGCAGTTCTCGGCGCCACAGGGGCTGGGACCGCGACTGCATCAGTACCTGTTGGACAAGCGCGAGGCCGAGGATAATTGG GCCTACTATTACTGGCTCAACGACATGTACATGAATGTCCGCATCCCCTTGCCGATCAACTCGAATCCTGGCATGGTCTTTCCGCCCCGTCGCTTCCGCACCGTCCACGATGTCGCCCACTTTGCAGCCCGTCTGCTCGATGGCATTGTCGCCCACAAGGAGATGCTGGACAGCGGCGAGTTGCCTCTGGAGCGCACCGCATCTCGTGAGAAGAATCAGCCGCTCTGCATGGCCCAATACTATCGTCTGCTGGGCTCCTGTCGTCGTCCGGGCGTGGAGCGTGATTCGCAGTACTTGACGCCCCGTGAGAAGCCCATTGACAGCGATGAGGATCGCCATGTGGTCGTCATCTGTCGCAATCAGATGTATTGCGTCGTGCTGCAGGCCAACGATCGTGGCAAACTGTCGGAGAGCGAGATTGCTTCGCAGATCCTTTACGTGCTCAGCGATGCTCCCTGTCAGGCCGGCAAGCCGGCGCCCATTGGACTCCTCACCGCAGAGCCGCGCACTCGTTGGGCTCAGGATCGTGAGGCGTTGCAGCTGGATGAACGCAATCAACGCAACTTGGAGCTGATTGAGACGGCGCTGCTTGTTCTCTGTCTCGACGAGCCGCTGGGCGTCAATTTCAATGCTCGCGGCTTCAGcggtgccacgcccactgtgCACACTGCCGGCGAACGCGACGAGACCAACATGGCACACGAGATGATCCATGGCGGCGGCAGCGAGTTCAACTCCGGCAATCGCTGGTTCGACAAGACAATGCAG CTCATCATCTGCACAGATGGCACTTGGGGTCTTTGTTACGAGCACTCCACATCTGAAGGCATTGCTGTGGTGCAGTTGCTTGAGAAGATCTACAAGAAGATCTTGGATCATCCGGCCGATGACAACGGCATGCCACAGCATCACTTGCCACCGCCCGAGCGCCTCGAGTGGCATGTGAATGCTCAGGTGCAGCAACGTTTCACTCAGGCGGCCATCACAGTGGACAAGGCCATCGATAATCTGGACTTCTATGTGTATCGCTACAAGGGCTATGGCAAGAACTTTATCAAATCCTGCCAGGTCAGCCCAGATGTCTACATACAGCTGTCCCTGCAGCTGGCCCACTTCAA ACTCTATGGCCATCTGGTGGCCACTTACGAGAGTGCTTCCACCAGGCGCTTCCTACAT GGTCGCGTGGACTGCATACGCGCTGCCAGCTCCGAGGCTTTGGAATGGGCCAAGGCCATGTGCCAGGGCGAAGGGGCGAATGTGCCGCTAGAGAGCGATCGCGAGGACGACGAGGAGGATGCTCGCAAAGTCAAATTTAGCATTTATAGC AAGGACCATCTGCGGGAATTATTCCGCTGCGCTGTCGCCCGCCAGACTGAGGTGATGGTGAAGAACATTCTGGGCAATGGCATCGATATACCGCTGCTGGGTTTGCGCGAAGCTAGCCTGGAGGTCACCGGCGAACTGCACGAACTCTTCACCGACGAAGCGTACAAGATATCGCAATGCTTCCTGTTGTCCACCAGCCAG GTCGCCTGCTCGACTGATAGCTTCATGGGTTATGGTCCGGTGACGCCTCGTGGCTATGGCTGCTCCTACAATCCACACACGGATCAGATTGTCTTCTGCGTGTCGGCATTCTATGCATGCGAGGATACGAGCGCCTCGCGTTATGCCAAATCGCTGCAGGATTCGCTGGACATTATGCGGGATCTGTTGCAGGATTAG
- the LOC133837614 gene encoding choline O-acetyltransferase isoform X2, with amino-acid sequence MADYVLALEPITTPAQLERTKGIIKQFSAPQGLGPRLHQYLLDKREAEDNWAYYYWLNDMYMNVRIPLPINSNPGMVFPPRRFRTVHDVAHFAARLLDGIVAHKEMLDSGELPLERTASREKNQPLCMAQYYRLLGSCRRPGVERDSQYLTPREKPIDSDEDRHVVVICRNQMYCVVLQANDRGKLSESEIASQILYVLSDAPCQAGKPAPIGLLTAEPRTRWAQDREALQLDERNQRNLELIETALLVLCLDEPLGVNFNARGFSGATPTVHTAGERDETNMAHEMIHGGGSEFNSGNRWFDKTMQLIICTDGTWGLCYEHSTSEGIAVVQLLEKIYKKILDHPADDNGMPQHHLPPPERLEWHVNAQVQQRFTQAAITVDKAIDNLDFYVYRYKGYGKNFIKSCQVSPDVYIQLSLQLAHFKLYGHLVATYESASTRRFLHGRVDCIRAASSEALEWAKAMCQGEGANVPLESDREDDEEDARKVKFSIYSKDHLRELFRCAVARQTEVMVKNILGNGIDIPLLGLREASLEVTGELHELFTDEAYKISQCFLLSTSQVACSTDSFMGYGPVTPRGYGCSYNPHTDQIVFCVSAFYACEDTSASRYAKSLQDSLDIMRDLLQD; translated from the exons ATGGCCGACTATGTGCTGGCTCTGGAGCCCATCACGACGCCAGCGCAGCTGGAGCGGACCAAGGGCATCATCAAGCAGTTCTCGGCGCCACAGGGGCTGGGACCGCGACTGCATCAGTACCTGTTGGACAAGCGCGAGGCCGAGGATAATTGG GCCTACTATTACTGGCTCAACGACATGTACATGAATGTCCGCATCCCCTTGCCGATCAACTCGAATCCTGGCATGGTCTTTCCGCCCCGTCGCTTCCGCACCGTCCACGATGTCGCCCACTTTGCAGCCCGTCTGCTCGATGGCATTGTCGCCCACAAGGAGATGCTGGACAGCGGCGAGTTGCCTCTGGAGCGCACCGCATCTCGTGAGAAGAATCAGCCGCTCTGCATGGCCCAATACTATCGTCTGCTGGGCTCCTGTCGTCGTCCGGGCGTGGAGCGTGATTCGCAGTACTTGACGCCCCGTGAGAAGCCCATTGACAGCGATGAGGATCGCCATGTGGTCGTCATCTGTCGCAATCAGATGTATTGCGTCGTGCTGCAGGCCAACGATCGTGGCAAACTGTCGGAGAGCGAGATTGCTTCGCAGATCCTTTACGTGCTCAGCGATGCTCCCTGTCAGGCCGGCAAGCCGGCGCCCATTGGACTCCTCACCGCAGAGCCGCGCACTCGTTGGGCTCAGGATCGTGAGGCGTTGCAGCTGGATGAACGCAATCAACGCAACTTGGAGCTGATTGAGACGGCGCTGCTTGTTCTCTGTCTCGACGAGCCGCTGGGCGTCAATTTCAATGCTCGCGGCTTCAGcggtgccacgcccactgtgCACACTGCCGGCGAACGCGACGAGACCAACATGGCACACGAGATGATCCATGGCGGCGGCAGCGAGTTCAACTCCGGCAATCGCTGGTTCGACAAGACAATGCAG CTCATCATCTGCACAGATGGCACTTGGGGTCTTTGTTACGAGCACTCCACATCTGAAGGCATTGCTGTGGTGCAGTTGCTTGAGAAGATCTACAAGAAGATCTTGGATCATCCGGCCGATGACAACGGCATGCCACAGCATCACTTGCCACCGCCCGAGCGCCTCGAGTGGCATGTGAATGCTCAGGTGCAGCAACGTTTCACTCAGGCGGCCATCACAGTGGACAAGGCCATCGATAATCTGGACTTCTATGTGTATCGCTACAAGGGCTATGGCAAGAACTTTATCAAATCCTGCCAGGTCAGCCCAGATGTCTACATACAGCTGTCCCTGCAGCTGGCCCACTTCAA ACTCTATGGCCATCTGGTGGCCACTTACGAGAGTGCTTCCACCAGGCGCTTCCTACAT GGTCGCGTGGACTGCATACGCGCTGCCAGCTCCGAGGCTTTGGAATGGGCCAAGGCCATGTGCCAGGGCGAAGGGGCGAATGTGCCGCTAGAGAGCGATCGCGAGGACGACGAGGAGGATGCTCGCAAAGTCAAATTTAGCATTTATAGC AAGGACCATCTGCGGGAATTATTCCGCTGCGCTGTCGCCCGCCAGACTGAGGTGATGGTGAAGAACATTCTGGGCAATGGCATCGATATACCGCTGCTGGGTTTGCGCGAAGCTAGCCTGGAGGTCACCGGCGAACTGCACGAACTCTTCACCGACGAAGCGTACAAGATATCGCAATGCTTCCTGTTGTCCACCAGCCAG GTCGCCTGCTCGACTGATAGCTTCATGGGTTATGGTCCGGTGACGCCTCGTGGCTATGGCTGCTCCTACAATCCACACACGGATCAGATTGTCTTCTGCGTGTCGGCATTCTATGCATGCGAGGATACGAGCGCCTCGCGTTATGCCAAATCGCTGCAGGATTCGCTGGACATTATGCGGGATCTGTTGCAGGATTAG
- the LOC133837621 gene encoding peritrophin-55 yields MKAVILSSVAVLLLATVSVQAESCTSPEYTQVVDIDCSKLGTRIAVPNYNDIQSYYTCSSNKATTVPTLNNCSSTQYFTYVYQQCDPCADYIPAVPCSSLKVPVNCVDIAAVTTVAPTTAAPTTAAPTTAASTTAAPTTKASTTVAPTTKAPTTVTVPTPPVEEETTASSGDTTIYVPEPPSPNEGPTPPGPDPTAPNVPSGPPVVG; encoded by the exons ATGAAAGCCG ttATTCTCTCCTCAGTCGCTGTACTGCTACTGGCCACCGTCAGTGTGCAGGCAGAGTCATGCACATCACCCGAATACACCCAGGTTGTTGACATCGATTGCTCGAAACTTGGCACAAGGATCGCAGTGCCCAACTACAACGATATACAATCGTACTATACGTGTAGCAGCAATAAGGCTACCACCGTCCCAACATTGAACAACTGCTCCTCAACTCAGTACTTCACCTACGTTTACCAGCAATGCGACCCCTGTGCTGATTACATTCCCGCCGTGCCCTGCTCCTCGCTGAAGGTGCCCGTCAATTGTGTCGACATTGCCGCCGTGACCACAGTAGCACCAACCACCGCAGCACCAACCACCGCAGCACCGACCACCGCAGCATCGACCACCGCAGCGCCGACAACCAAGGCATCGACAACCGTGGCGCCAACCACCAAGGCGCCGACAACAGTCACTGTGCCCACACCACCCGTTGAGGAGGAGACAACGGCCAGTTCAGGTGATACCACCATTTATGTGCCGGAGCCACCATCGCCCAACGAGGGTCCCACACCACCTGGCCCAGACCCAACTGCTCCCAATGTGCCATCTGGACCACCAGTGGTCGGCTAA
- the LOC133837619 gene encoding uncharacterized protein LOC133837619 codes for MAMGSQYNSFIYHQRIPQAPIHKPAKMKVFALTLLSLLALSQARLDYKLQCTREEVGIRWPSYFSNSEYFVCQSIFGSQLTVHCPAGEVFSFVLQQCAAPALYVPAPPMDSLPTAAPITTHLIDEVPPVLGPQPVVHELPLTHHEEHEPVVNALPLDPTPPTPPTEPPTPPTVNAEAPKPGKRPVPPPPSAQKASAKKPSAPAPAKAAAKKPAAAAPAKAAKKPTPPSKGQKKA; via the exons ATGGCAATGGGAAGTCAGTACAACAGTTTCATCTACCATCAACGGATACCCCAAGCTCCAATACACAAACCAGCCAAGATGAAAG TATTCGCTCTGACTCTGCTCAGCCTGTTGGCTTTGTCGCAAGCCCGCCTGGACTACAAGCTGCAGTGCACCCGCGAGGAGGTTGGCATCCGCTGGCCCAGCTACTTCAGCAACTCGGAGTACTTTGTCTGCCAGAGCATCTTCGGCAGCCAATTGACTGTCCATTGTCCCGCCGGTGAGGTCTTCTCCTTTGTGCTGCAACAGTGTGCCGCCCCAGCTTTGTATGTGCCCGCTCCACCCATGGACTCGTTGCCCACAGCAGCACCCATCACCACCCACTTGATCGATGAGGTGCCACCAGTATTGGGACCACAGCCAGTTGTTCATGAGCTGCCTCTGACTCATCATGAGGAGCACGAGCCTGTTGTCAATGCTCTGCCTTTGGACCCCACACCACCAACCCCACCCACTGAGCCACCAACGCCACCCACCGTTAATGCTGAGGCCCCCAAGCCAGGCAAGCGTCCAGTTCCTCCTCCACCATCGGCACAGAAGGCTAGCGCCAAGAAGCCATCGGCTCCAGCTCCAGCCAAGGCTGCCGCCAAGaagccagctgctgctgctcccgcAAAGGCGGCCAAGAAGCCCACGCCACCCAGCAAGGGACAGAAGAAAGCCTAA
- the LOC133837623 gene encoding uncharacterized protein LOC133837623, with translation MKFFQLLLSLFLAIVLCTMPLIKAQEIPPIPTAAPTPPNGEAGAPAGPDGPPTAPTTIQSPEVSTIYPNYAGK, from the exons ATGAAAT TCTTCCAATTGCTGCTGAGCCTGTTCCTGGCAATCGTGCTCTGCACTATGCCTTTGATCAAGGCCCAGGAAATTCCACCAATTCCCACAGCGGCTCCAACCCCACCCAACGGTGAAGCCGGCGCACCAGCTGGACCGGATGGACCCCCAACTGCTCCAACCACCATCCAGTCACCTGAAGTGAGCACAATCTACCCCAACTATGCTGGAAAGTAA